From the bacterium genome, one window contains:
- a CDS encoding S9 family peptidase: MLPSAGPHFDYPLTRRSETVDDYHGTRVADPYRWLEELDSDETRDWIRAQNELSFAHLRSLPQRDPIEKRLTQLWNFERFGLPFREGERYFYSHNDGLQNQSVLYVAETLGGRARVLLNPNELSDDGTIALAGYAVSPDGRHLAYGLSESGSDWSTWHVRDVETGRDLPDRLDWLKFTGASFARDSSGFYYSRYEAPPEGEALAAENPSHEVFFHRLGQAQSSDERVYRRDDARRWLLSPRVSEDDRYLLIWARPEGERDNGLFYRDRTLPDGEMIELLNGFDARYSFIDNDGPVFWVMTNLNAPRGRVVAIDTRAPEPENWRVLIPENDHTLRAVRRVGDRLIASYLADARSRVFVYDTKGNLERELELPGLGTAGGFRGESGDSETFFAFTSQTRPRTLYRHDVSTGETTLFKAPQVDFDPEAFEANQVFFRSKDGTRVPMFLVHKKGLVRDGRNPTLMNGYGGFNISVTPYFSLTHIVWMEMGGVVALPNLRGGGEYGEQWHRAGMKANKQNVFDDFIAAAEYLIANGYTDPSRLAISGRSNGGLLVGAVMLQRPDLFAAALPGVGVMDMLRFHKFTIGWAWTAEYGSSDDPEEFPFLYAYSPLHRLRPGTRYPATLIHTSDHDDRVVPAHSYKFAAALQAAQVPGTPALIRIAVEAGHGAGKPTAKRIEEAADLQAFLAHRLGMDASLLGR; this comes from the coding sequence CTGCTTCCGAGCGCGGGCCCGCATTTCGACTACCCACTCACGCGCCGGTCTGAAACGGTCGACGACTATCATGGTACGCGGGTAGCCGATCCCTATCGCTGGCTCGAAGAACTCGATAGCGACGAGACCCGAGACTGGATCCGCGCTCAGAATGAACTGAGCTTTGCTCACCTGCGCAGTCTTCCGCAGCGCGATCCGATCGAAAAGCGCCTGACGCAGTTGTGGAACTTCGAACGTTTCGGCCTGCCGTTTCGCGAAGGTGAGCGCTACTTCTACTCGCACAACGACGGTTTGCAGAACCAGAGCGTGCTCTACGTCGCCGAAACACTCGGGGGTCGTGCGCGCGTGCTACTCAATCCGAACGAACTTTCGGACGACGGTACTATCGCGTTGGCCGGCTATGCGGTCAGTCCCGACGGTCGCCACCTGGCCTACGGTTTATCGGAATCAGGTTCGGACTGGAGTACCTGGCACGTGCGCGATGTCGAGACGGGCCGTGATCTTCCGGATCGTCTGGACTGGCTCAAGTTCACAGGTGCGAGTTTCGCCCGCGATTCTTCCGGCTTCTACTACTCGCGTTACGAGGCGCCGCCTGAGGGCGAGGCTCTCGCGGCGGAGAATCCCTCCCACGAGGTCTTCTTTCATCGCCTCGGTCAAGCGCAGTCCAGTGATGAGCGGGTCTATCGGCGCGACGATGCCCGTCGCTGGCTCCTCAGTCCCAGGGTGAGCGAAGACGATCGCTACCTGTTGATCTGGGCGCGCCCCGAAGGCGAGCGCGACAATGGACTGTTCTACCGGGATCGCACGTTACCCGATGGCGAGATGATCGAGCTTCTGAACGGATTTGATGCCCGTTACTCGTTCATCGACAACGACGGGCCTGTCTTCTGGGTGATGACGAATTTGAATGCGCCTCGGGGTCGGGTCGTGGCGATCGACACGCGCGCACCCGAACCAGAGAACTGGCGCGTCCTGATTCCAGAGAACGATCACACCCTGCGTGCGGTCAGACGTGTGGGAGATCGCCTGATCGCCAGTTACCTGGCCGATGCCCGCAGTCGCGTGTTCGTATACGACACGAAGGGAAACCTCGAACGTGAGCTGGAACTGCCCGGTCTCGGCACGGCTGGCGGGTTTCGAGGTGAATCCGGCGACTCCGAGACCTTCTTCGCGTTCACGAGTCAGACGCGCCCGCGGACGCTGTACAGGCACGATGTATCGACTGGAGAGACGACGCTCTTCAAAGCACCACAGGTCGACTTTGATCCCGAAGCCTTCGAGGCCAATCAGGTGTTCTTTCGCAGCAAGGACGGCACTCGCGTGCCGATGTTTCTCGTCCACAAGAAAGGCCTGGTACGAGACGGCCGCAACCCGACGCTGATGAACGGTTACGGCGGATTCAATATCTCCGTCACCCCCTATTTCTCGCTGACCCATATCGTCTGGATGGAGATGGGAGGTGTAGTGGCCCTGCCGAACTTGCGCGGTGGGGGAGAGTACGGCGAGCAATGGCATCGCGCCGGGATGAAGGCGAACAAGCAGAATGTTTTCGATGACTTCATCGCAGCTGCGGAGTATCTGATCGCGAACGGATACACGGATCCGTCGCGGCTCGCGATCTCGGGTCGCAGCAACGGCGGGCTTCTCGTGGGGGCCGTGATGCTGCAGCGACCGGACCTCTTCGCCGCAGCCCTGCCGGGAGTCGGGGTGATGGACATGCTGCGCTTTCACAAGTTCACGATCGGCTGGGCCTGGACTGCCGAATACGGGTCCTCCGATGACCCCGAAGAGTTCCCGTTTCTATACGCGTATTCGCCACTGCATCGGCTCAGGCCGGGCACGCGCTATCCGGCGACCTTGATCCACACGTCCGATCACGACGATCGAGTGGTCCCGGCACACAGCTACAAGTTCGCCGCCGCGCTCCAGGCCGCCCAGGTTCCGGGTACACCCGCGCTGATTCGCATCGCAGTCGAAGCGGGACACGGGGCCGGGAAACCCACGGCCAAGCGCATAGAAGAGGCCGCGGATCTCCAGGCGTTTCTGGCACACCGGCTCGGGATGGATGCATCCTTGCTCGGGCGCTGA
- a CDS encoding aldo/keto reductase yields MPTQPWTPGRATPAGTRRFAERFPHLPGHFRTPDRLSLSSLGLGTKPGEPGGVDDMLYRTAVPMLLDGGINVFDSAPAYRMQSSERTLGSALERVFARGEIQRDEIFVISKGGYLTVDPDSPAAARGGHRYLIETYVDTGLIDPRETVNGIHAMNPRFLLDQVERSRANLRLETIDLYCIEEPELHLHARGPSEFSLLLRECFEALEGAVSSGAIASYGLATWNGLLLPHDERGHLSIVDVFDAALEVGGPDHHLRGIMVPYSVALGEAKGGDTQFVPFGNSTGVFDTLNETGTAVFAIAPLARGRAVRGLPEFLTQSFPECTTDAQCCLQFARSTPTVTTTLVGMREPGHIESNLELLKHPPAEPELIERLFRQARDDRPAT; encoded by the coding sequence ATGCCGACCCAGCCATGGACACCCGGGAGAGCGACTCCCGCGGGTACACGTCGATTCGCGGAGCGCTTTCCGCATCTGCCCGGTCACTTCCGCACTCCGGATCGACTGAGCTTGTCTTCACTGGGTCTGGGGACGAAACCCGGGGAGCCAGGCGGGGTCGACGACATGCTGTACCGGACGGCTGTGCCGATGTTGCTCGACGGTGGCATCAATGTCTTCGATAGCGCGCCCGCCTATCGCATGCAGTCGAGTGAACGAACACTGGGCAGTGCGCTCGAACGCGTCTTCGCCCGGGGAGAGATACAGCGCGACGAGATCTTCGTGATCAGCAAGGGCGGCTACCTGACCGTCGACCCGGACAGCCCCGCCGCGGCCCGCGGTGGGCATCGCTATCTGATCGAAACCTACGTGGACACCGGGCTCATCGATCCCCGTGAGACCGTCAACGGGATTCACGCCATGAATCCCCGCTTCCTGTTGGACCAGGTCGAGCGCAGTCGCGCGAATCTGCGCCTCGAGACGATCGACCTGTACTGCATCGAGGAGCCGGAACTACACCTGCACGCCCGCGGTCCCAGCGAGTTTTCCCTGCTCCTGCGCGAGTGCTTCGAGGCACTCGAGGGTGCGGTGAGTTCGGGTGCGATTGCCAGCTACGGATTGGCTACATGGAACGGTCTGCTGCTCCCGCACGACGAGCGCGGACATCTCTCGATCGTCGATGTCTTCGACGCGGCCCTCGAGGTGGGTGGTCCCGACCACCACCTGCGGGGCATCATGGTGCCTTACAGCGTGGCCCTCGGAGAAGCCAAGGGAGGCGATACGCAATTCGTGCCTTTCGGAAACTCCACCGGTGTCTTCGATACGCTGAACGAGACGGGGACCGCCGTATTTGCGATCGCGCCGCTCGCGCGCGGGCGTGCGGTGCGGGGGCTGCCCGAGTTTTTGACCCAGAGCTTCCCCGAGTGCACGACCGATGCGCAGTGCTGTCTGCAGTTCGCTCGCAGCACGCCGACGGTCACGACCACATTGGTGGGGATGCGCGAACCCGGGCATATCGAAAGCAATCTGGAGCTATTGAAGCACCCGCCGGCCGAACCCGAGCTGATCGAACGTCTCTTTCGTCAGGCGCGCGACGATCGCCCGGCTACCTGA
- a CDS encoding suppressor of fused domain protein codes for MPNPLLQTVLEHAETCWPKRTVESQKWGQGGIVENIVDLGVVRVAPPEAEMPWIYISAGAATEPMEDGYGIEFFMLAEHEDSLVTKLVAMVAHLHADPRYPISLGQVLEIGQPWLPGASADHLLVCLADALGPEFEWCSDPERTIRFVWLVPITASEAVFARANNYIALQEKFGAKKIDLSKRVRESVV; via the coding sequence ATGCCGAACCCGCTCTTGCAGACCGTGCTCGAACACGCCGAAACCTGCTGGCCAAAGCGCACAGTCGAGTCCCAGAAATGGGGTCAGGGTGGGATCGTGGAGAACATCGTCGACCTGGGTGTGGTGCGCGTCGCGCCACCCGAAGCGGAGATGCCATGGATCTACATCTCGGCGGGTGCGGCCACCGAGCCCATGGAAGATGGCTATGGAATTGAGTTCTTCATGCTGGCCGAGCACGAGGACTCGCTGGTGACGAAACTGGTTGCCATGGTCGCGCATCTGCACGCAGACCCGCGCTACCCGATTTCGCTGGGACAGGTGCTCGAGATCGGCCAACCCTGGCTCCCGGGAGCGAGCGCCGATCATCTACTGGTCTGTCTTGCCGATGCGCTGGGCCCGGAGTTCGAGTGGTGCTCCGATCCGGAGCGCACGATCCGTTTCGTCTGGTTGGTGCCGATTACCGCGAGTGAGGCGGTATTCGCCCGAGCGAACAACTACATCGCGCTACAGGAAAAGTTCGGTGCAAAGAAGATCGACCTGAGCAAGCGCGTGCGGGAATCGGTGGTCTAG
- a CDS encoding DJ-1/PfpI family protein, which produces MTTGIILYEGMEELDFVGPLEVFGMAGKNEDGNRVVSIAEHDPVRAWNGLTVVPDYDFGNAPPLDVMVVPGGMGSREQANNATLIDYLRKAAVDCQWVTSVCTGTLLLHEAGVARGKNVTTHWSFIEALRERGDVTVKEDVRYVRDGNLVTAAGVSAGIDMSLWVVGQIYGAEHARQVQRFMEYYPAPPYQADA; this is translated from the coding sequence ATTACGACGGGGATCATTCTCTACGAAGGAATGGAAGAACTGGATTTTGTAGGGCCGCTGGAAGTCTTCGGCATGGCGGGAAAGAACGAAGATGGAAACCGGGTGGTGAGTATCGCGGAGCACGATCCTGTCCGCGCCTGGAACGGCCTGACCGTCGTTCCCGACTACGATTTCGGCAACGCACCGCCTCTCGATGTAATGGTCGTACCCGGTGGTATGGGTAGTCGCGAACAGGCGAACAACGCCACACTGATCGACTACCTGCGCAAAGCAGCAGTGGACTGCCAGTGGGTGACCAGCGTCTGTACGGGTACGCTCTTATTGCACGAAGCGGGTGTGGCCAGAGGCAAGAACGTGACTACACACTGGAGCTTCATCGAAGCTCTGCGCGAGCGAGGGGATGTGACGGTCAAGGAAGACGTGCGCTACGTGCGCGATGGAAATCTCGTTACCGCCGCCGGCGTGTCGGCCGGTATCGATATGTCACTATGGGTCGTCGGCCAGATCTACGGTGCCGAGCACGCACGCCAGGTTCAACGCTTCATGGAGTACTACCCAGCTCCACCCTATCAGGCAGACGCCTAG
- a CDS encoding metallophosphoesterase yields the protein MRRHWMLIATLLLLGSLVSLGIWGFYLEPRSLRVREYALEIPDWPPALDGLRVALLADLHVGSPHNGIDQLKRIVEWTNAAAPDLVLITGDMVVGRIPFSTPVPIEDWTAILAQLSAPLGTYIVLGNEDWASGGGLIRRELLKHPLNVLNDESARIEVDGLGLWIVGISDLWRAPHNIERAFSRVNDGAPVLAMTHNPDLFPEIPARASLTVAGHTHGGQVRFPLFGAVTVTSRYGQRYVRGHIVEDGRHLFVATGIGLSVMPVRIDVPPEIPILKLRGRRSGSWGDYDSRDLAESADGGIDSR from the coding sequence GTGCGCCGCCACTGGATGCTCATCGCCACTCTCCTGCTCCTGGGGTCCCTCGTCTCGCTGGGAATCTGGGGCTTCTACCTCGAGCCGCGTTCCCTGCGCGTCCGCGAGTACGCCCTGGAGATCCCCGACTGGCCCCCTGCACTCGACGGTCTGCGCGTTGCACTGCTGGCGGATCTGCACGTCGGTTCACCGCATAACGGGATCGACCAGTTGAAACGGATCGTCGAGTGGACGAACGCAGCAGCGCCGGACCTGGTCCTGATCACGGGCGATATGGTCGTGGGCAGGATTCCCTTTTCGACCCCCGTGCCGATCGAGGACTGGACGGCCATTCTCGCGCAACTCTCGGCACCGCTGGGCACCTACATCGTTCTGGGGAATGAGGACTGGGCCTCCGGCGGTGGTCTGATTCGACGCGAACTCTTGAAGCACCCTTTGAACGTCTTGAACGACGAGTCGGCGCGCATCGAAGTGGATGGATTGGGCCTCTGGATCGTCGGTATCAGCGATCTGTGGCGCGCGCCGCACAATATCGAGCGCGCCTTTTCGCGCGTGAATGACGGTGCGCCCGTTCTGGCCATGACCCACAACCCCGATCTCTTTCCCGAGATTCCAGCGAGAGCCAGTCTCACGGTTGCGGGACACACCCACGGCGGTCAGGTGCGCTTTCCGCTGTTCGGGGCAGTGACGGTCACTTCGAGGTACGGGCAGCGCTACGTGAGGGGCCATATCGTCGAAGACGGCCGGCACCTCTTCGTGGCGACGGGAATCGGCCTGAGCGTGATGCCCGTGCGCATCGATGTGCCGCCCGAAATCCCGATCCTGAAGCTTCGCGGCCGTCGCTCGGGTTCCTGGGGGGATTACGATTCTCGAGATCTCGCCGAATCCGCCGACGGTGGGATAGACTCGCGCTGA
- a CDS encoding GNAT family N-acetyltransferase has protein sequence MRRAAVPPRTALAVGERVFLRHPMAGDRSEFTAAVCRSRKQHRPFVYAPSTRSAFDAYLQRLRRSSHEGYLVCSLETRAIVGIININEIVRGGLQSGFLGYYALAPFEGKGLMAEGLELVIERAFEKLKLHRLEANIQPVNKRSIALVERSGFQREGFSYRYLKVGGRWRDHERWAILAEGRRHSRAR, from the coding sequence ATGCGCAGGGCGGCGGTTCCTCCGCGTACGGCCCTCGCAGTGGGAGAGCGGGTCTTTCTGCGCCATCCCATGGCGGGAGATCGCAGCGAGTTCACCGCAGCCGTGTGCCGCAGTCGCAAACAGCATCGTCCGTTCGTTTATGCGCCCAGTACCCGATCCGCGTTCGACGCCTATCTACAGCGACTGCGTCGAAGCTCACACGAAGGCTATCTGGTGTGCTCGCTGGAGACGCGTGCGATCGTCGGCATTATCAACATCAACGAGATCGTGCGAGGGGGTCTACAGAGCGGTTTTCTCGGCTATTACGCACTGGCGCCATTCGAAGGCAAGGGTCTGATGGCGGAAGGGCTCGAACTCGTGATCGAACGGGCATTTGAGAAACTCAAGCTTCATCGACTGGAAGCCAATATCCAGCCGGTGAACAAACGCTCGATCGCATTGGTTGAACGCAGCGGTTTTCAGCGCGAGGGCTTTTCATACCGCTATCTGAAGGTCGGGGGGCGCTGGCGAGACCATGAACGCTGGGCGATTCTGGCTGAAGGCAGGCGCCATTCCCGAGCGCGTTGA
- the menE gene encoding o-succinylbenzoate--CoA ligase, whose product MTDFTRWTGARPAGRAEHLALITPEFTWTYARLDQRARSLACKLRTLGVRSGDRVAVLLGNDPLLVELLHALPGLEATLIPLNTRLLAGELRELLEDSGSTLLISSAEYAQSASLAAREVDGLIAIDAQSLHSTIETPGPFCDAPDPSMDQAILFTSGTTGRSKGVRLSLANQLASAKASAERLGVCEDDRWLCAMPLYHVGGLAIALRSAIYGTTMLLHERFEAEAVARALAEDRVRIVSLVPTMLQRVLEIDSGFETPPALRVVLLGGGPIPAPLLATCRERGIPVAPTYGLTEAASQVATLAPSEGDPSESAGRALPGVEIQIVDDEGKELPPDTAGEIRVRGPQVMSGYLDRPDANARVLREGWLYTGDVGMLDRSRFLSVLERRTDLIVSGGENVYPAEVESVLLKHPQVREVGVIARADPHWGQRVHAVVVLRDRASFDSSELERWARARLAAFKVPRSFEVATELPRTASGKLRRRELRRRQDQSI is encoded by the coding sequence TTGACAGACTTCACTCGCTGGACGGGTGCGCGCCCGGCCGGCCGTGCTGAACACCTGGCCCTGATCACACCCGAGTTCACCTGGACGTACGCGCGACTTGACCAGCGCGCGCGCTCTCTGGCTTGCAAGCTGCGCACGCTGGGTGTGCGCAGTGGTGATCGGGTCGCCGTGTTGCTCGGAAACGATCCGTTGCTCGTCGAACTCCTGCACGCCCTTCCGGGCCTGGAGGCGACGCTCATTCCACTCAACACGCGGCTCCTCGCCGGCGAGTTGCGCGAGCTGCTCGAAGACTCCGGATCAACGCTGCTGATCTCTTCTGCCGAATACGCACAGAGCGCTTCCCTGGCGGCTCGGGAAGTCGACGGCCTGATCGCAATCGACGCGCAGAGCCTGCACTCGACGATCGAGACTCCGGGTCCGTTCTGCGACGCGCCGGACCCGTCCATGGATCAGGCGATCCTGTTCACGTCCGGAACGACGGGCCGAAGCAAAGGCGTGCGACTCAGCCTGGCCAATCAATTGGCAAGTGCGAAGGCTTCGGCAGAACGACTCGGAGTGTGTGAGGACGATCGCTGGCTCTGCGCGATGCCGCTGTATCACGTCGGTGGTCTGGCAATTGCACTTCGCAGTGCAATCTACGGAACGACGATGCTGCTACACGAGCGCTTCGAAGCGGAAGCCGTTGCGCGCGCTCTGGCTGAAGATCGAGTCCGAATCGTCTCTCTCGTACCCACGATGCTGCAACGCGTGCTCGAGATCGATTCCGGGTTCGAGACGCCCCCAGCTCTTCGGGTCGTTTTACTGGGCGGCGGACCGATCCCGGCGCCTCTGCTCGCCACTTGTCGCGAACGAGGTATTCCGGTCGCTCCTACCTACGGGTTGACGGAGGCCGCTTCACAGGTAGCAACGCTCGCACCCTCGGAGGGCGACCCCTCCGAAAGTGCAGGCCGAGCTTTGCCCGGCGTCGAAATCCAGATCGTCGACGACGAAGGCAAAGAACTTCCGCCGGACACTGCGGGGGAAATCCGGGTACGCGGACCGCAGGTCATGTCGGGCTACCTCGATCGACCCGATGCGAACGCGAGGGTTCTACGCGAGGGCTGGCTCTACACCGGCGACGTGGGGATGCTCGATCGGAGCAGATTTCTGAGCGTGCTCGAGCGCCGCACCGACCTGATCGTTTCTGGCGGCGAAAACGTGTATCCAGCGGAAGTCGAATCCGTTCTGCTCAAACACCCGCAGGTGCGAGAGGTGGGAGTGATTGCGCGTGCAGATCCGCACTGGGGCCAGCGCGTGCACGCCGTCGTCGTGCTACGCGACCGGGCGAGTTTCGACTCGAGCGAGCTGGAACGCTGGGCGCGAGCACGGCTTGCGGCGTTCAAAGTACCGCGTAGCTTCGAAGTCGCGACTGAACTTCCGCGAACTGCATCGGGCAAGCTGAGGCGTAGGGAGTTGCGACGACGCCAGGATCAGAGCATCTGA
- a CDS encoding class I SAM-dependent methyltransferase, whose product MKADGPNAEQIEYWNKQAGLKWVEQQKDLDALILPLGMEALDRARVISGECVLDVGCGTGQMSALLGERVGDAGEVLGLDISSPMLARARERCSAAGLTNADFLQADGQTHRFDNPRFDLLFSRFGVMFFAEPDAAFSNLRNALVPGGRVAFVCWQGIARNAWMREPMMAGFKHLPPPTPPKPGAPGPFAFADPDRVRSILETAGFRAIEIESVERELTVGTDLDQATDFLLNIGPLSAAMRESTPEVREAVRNEVSRALEGSARADGVHLDSAAWIVSAQTEGADS is encoded by the coding sequence ATGAAAGCAGATGGTCCCAACGCCGAGCAGATCGAGTACTGGAACAAGCAAGCGGGTCTCAAGTGGGTCGAGCAACAGAAGGATCTCGACGCGTTGATCCTGCCTCTGGGGATGGAAGCCCTCGACCGCGCACGGGTCATCTCGGGTGAGTGCGTACTCGATGTCGGCTGCGGTACCGGACAGATGTCAGCACTGCTGGGTGAGCGCGTCGGAGATGCGGGTGAAGTCCTCGGTCTGGATATCTCCTCGCCCATGCTCGCACGTGCACGCGAGCGCTGCAGCGCTGCTGGGCTGACCAACGCGGACTTCCTGCAAGCGGACGGGCAGACGCATCGCTTCGACAATCCGCGCTTCGATCTTCTGTTCTCGCGTTTCGGTGTGATGTTCTTTGCCGAACCCGACGCGGCTTTTTCCAATCTTCGCAACGCGCTCGTACCTGGCGGGCGCGTCGCGTTTGTTTGCTGGCAGGGAATCGCGCGCAATGCCTGGATGCGTGAACCCATGATGGCCGGTTTCAAGCACCTTCCACCTCCAACGCCCCCGAAGCCGGGTGCACCCGGACCTTTTGCCTTTGCGGATCCGGATCGCGTTCGCAGCATCCTCGAGACTGCGGGATTTCGCGCGATCGAAATCGAATCCGTCGAGCGCGAGTTGACCGTCGGGACCGATCTCGATCAGGCGACGGATTTCCTGCTGAATATCGGCCCGCTCAGCGCAGCCATGCGCGAGTCCACACCCGAGGTGCGCGAGGCGGTTCGAAACGAGGTGAGTCGTGCTCTCGAGGGCTCCGCCAGAGCTGATGGCGTGCATCTCGATTCGGCCGCCTGGATCGTCAGCGCGCAGACAGAAGGGGCGGATTCCTGA
- a CDS encoding YceK/YidQ family lipoprotein: protein MFQRKAIFWILASLLVLSGCQTFETFGDPAYDGPSIYSGTRRNLTFVGSGVLNLSMFMVSLGVIDFPFSFVADTLLLPVTIPRWNQAGQSKFARERVDQEVASPVQVEPGEAPQEIAERLFAICQKRGEQLDPSLTDCYSIAARIELKRQDEEVRAFSGAEYKPEIRHSIKRASYQGDFMTYRDVSYEVSGETVRIRAMRATAFSRERLPVYFVVGPSADGQWRILEESSPGWP from the coding sequence ATGTTTCAACGCAAGGCAATCTTCTGGATTCTCGCTAGTCTGCTCGTGCTCAGCGGCTGCCAGACCTTCGAGACTTTCGGCGATCCGGCTTATGACGGACCGAGTATCTACAGCGGTACGCGTCGCAATCTGACCTTCGTCGGGAGCGGTGTCTTGAACCTGTCGATGTTCATGGTCAGCCTGGGAGTGATCGATTTCCCGTTCAGCTTTGTCGCCGATACGCTCCTGCTTCCGGTGACGATCCCCCGCTGGAATCAGGCCGGACAGAGCAAGTTCGCAAGGGAACGTGTCGACCAGGAGGTCGCGAGTCCGGTCCAGGTCGAACCGGGTGAAGCGCCTCAGGAGATCGCCGAGCGACTCTTCGCGATCTGTCAGAAGCGCGGCGAACAGTTGGATCCATCGCTCACGGACTGCTATTCGATCGCGGCACGCATCGAATTGAAACGCCAGGACGAAGAAGTACGGGCTTTCAGCGGTGCCGAGTACAAGCCTGAGATCCGCCACAGCATCAAGCGGGCGAGCTACCAGGGCGATTTCATGACGTATCGCGATGTGAGCTATGAAGTCAGCGGCGAAACGGTGCGCATTCGCGCGATGCGGGCCACCGCGTTTTCTCGGGAGCGCTTGCCTGTCTACTTCGTCGTGGGGCCGAGTGCGGATGGCCAGTGGCGCATCCTAGAAGAATCGAGCCCGGGCTGGCCCTGA
- a CDS encoding acyl-CoA synthetase: MEFSLGQVFEVIADAVPERECIVWQDRRLSYADVNQRTNRLANYLNSTGLGLRKGRGELANWQSGQDHVALYMYNCNEYLESMIASYKSRTVPFNVNYRYVEEELIYLLRDAGSRAIVYHASFAPTLSKIRSDLPDLQVLIQVADESGEALLPGAIDYDTALASSSPEKPENETSPDDLYILYTGGTTGMPKGVLWRQGEILVAALGGRTSDGAVITDLETFTERAQKKAQRSLPAPPMMHGAAHWSSFFAFHNGGTVVIQEDTVRLDPDDLLSTIEREKVTSMLIVGDAFGRPLIDQLRKKSYDLSSLRAIVTGGAALNASLKQELLELIPHLMIVDSVGSSETGSQGTNISTRQSGASTGSFKLAPDACVLDEGLTRLLKPGDSELGWFAQTGRVPLGYLGDQAKTERTFPSVDGVRYSVPGDRAGIRADGILELHGRDSVTINSGGEKIFAEEVEHALKAHSAVYDAVVCGRPSERWGNEVVAIVRLRDGVGASEEELLEECSRHIARYKFPKCFIFRDEIQRSPSGKADYRWAKTVALEESS; the protein is encoded by the coding sequence ATGGAGTTCAGTCTGGGACAGGTTTTCGAGGTCATCGCAGATGCGGTACCCGAGCGCGAGTGCATCGTCTGGCAGGATCGTCGCCTGAGTTACGCCGACGTGAATCAGCGCACGAACCGGCTGGCGAACTATTTGAACAGCACGGGACTCGGCCTGCGCAAGGGACGCGGTGAACTGGCCAACTGGCAATCGGGCCAGGATCACGTCGCCCTCTACATGTACAACTGCAATGAGTACCTCGAGAGCATGATCGCGAGTTACAAGTCGCGCACCGTGCCCTTCAATGTGAATTACCGCTATGTCGAGGAGGAACTGATCTACCTGCTGCGCGACGCGGGATCGCGCGCCATCGTGTACCACGCCAGCTTCGCCCCGACTCTCTCGAAGATCCGCTCCGATCTTCCGGATCTGCAGGTGCTGATCCAGGTGGCCGACGAGTCCGGTGAAGCTCTCTTGCCAGGTGCGATCGACTACGACACCGCCCTGGCTTCGTCCTCGCCGGAGAAGCCCGAGAACGAGACCTCCCCCGACGATCTGTACATCCTGTACACGGGAGGAACGACCGGCATGCCCAAGGGCGTGTTGTGGCGCCAGGGCGAGATCCTGGTCGCCGCACTCGGCGGCCGGACCTCAGATGGCGCCGTGATCACCGACCTCGAGACCTTTACCGAACGCGCCCAAAAGAAGGCGCAACGCTCCCTGCCCGCCCCGCCGATGATGCACGGTGCCGCGCACTGGTCGTCCTTTTTCGCCTTCCACAACGGCGGTACCGTCGTGATCCAGGAAGACACGGTTCGCCTCGATCCCGACGACCTGCTCTCTACGATCGAGCGCGAAAAGGTGACTTCGATGCTGATCGTGGGCGATGCATTCGGTCGGCCCCTGATCGACCAGTTGCGCAAGAAGAGCTACGACCTCTCGAGCCTGCGGGCCATCGTCACGGGCGGGGCCGCACTGAACGCTTCCTTGAAACAGGAATTGCTCGAGCTGATTCCCCATCTGATGATCGTCGACAGCGTGGGTTCTTCGGAAACCGGTTCGCAGGGCACGAACATCAGCACGAGGCAATCCGGAGCCTCGACCGGCTCTTTCAAACTGGCCCCCGATGCGTGCGTTCTCGACGAGGGCCTGACCCGCCTCTTGAAGCCGGGCGACTCCGAACTCGGCTGGTTCGCCCAGACCGGACGCGTTCCACTGGGATACCTGGGTGACCAGGCGAAGACTGAGCGCACCTTTCCCAGCGTCGACGGTGTGCGTTACTCGGTCCCGGGGGACCGAGCCGGAATTCGCGCCGACGGAATCCTGGAACTGCACGGCCGCGATTCAGTGACGATCAACTCCGGCGGTGAGAAGATATTCGCCGAAGAGGTCGAGCACGCGCTGAAGGCACACAGCGCGGTCTACGACGCCGTAGTCTGCGGCCGACCCAGTGAGCGTTGGGGCAATGAAGTCGTGGCGATCGTGAGACTTCGCGACGGTGTGGGCGCGAGTGAAGAAGAGTTGCTCGAAGAATGCTCGCGACACATCGCTCGCTACAAGTTCCCCAAGTGCTTCATCTTCCGGGACGAAATCCAGCGCAGCCCGAGCGGCAAGGCGGACTACCGCTGGGCCAAAACTGTGGCGCTCGAAGAGAGTTCCTGA